A single genomic interval of Ramlibacter pinisoli harbors:
- the glgX gene encoding glycogen debranching protein GlgX, translating to MTALAVAAPAPSSTESPLPDHCEAGRPWPLGATLTERGVNFAVFSSIAEKVEICLFDRTGTREVRRYALPCRSDDIWHGLVPGLPAGTRYGLRVHGPYHPQDGLRCNPNKLLLDPYARALDRPLRGGAWQYAYTLGGPARDLAMDTADNGAGAAKCVVLDTGFDWGDDRRPGIPLEDTVLYEVHVRGFTRLMDEVPHGLHGTFAGLASEPALAHLKSLGVTSIELLPVHAFNDERRLIDLGLANYWGYNTVAFFAPEPRYCAGGDPNDFKRMVKALHAAGLEVILDVVYNHSCEGNHLGPTLFLKGIDNPAYYRLVPEERRYYADVTGTGNTLDISHPATLRLMMDSLRYWVEEMHVDGFRFDLAPAVARNGQYEFDHRSPFLAAVAQDPVLRQVKLVAEPWDIGDNGYQVGGFPPGWSEWNGRYRDSVRDFWRGTDGAVQEFAARLAGSADIFGPSRRRPSASINLVTVHDGFTLHDLVSYNDKHNEANAEDNRDGESHNRSWNCGAEGETDDEDVLVLRERQKRNFLTTLFVSRGVPLLLGGDEMGRSQGGNNNAYCQDNPVSWFDWSEDRRGDPLIEFTRQLIALRRELPVLRDNRWPSGQPDDEDRRDLAWFSVWGLPMTEEEWTNPTVRCIVALFDGKFAPVDGRPSPSVLLLFNASDEAVTFTLPEAAGIAQWRVRVDTGQGHFAQHEAEAVQPQAQIELESHAMAVLVEGQPA from the coding sequence ATGACGGCGCTGGCCGTCGCCGCACCTGCCCCGTCCTCCACCGAATCCCCGCTGCCGGACCACTGCGAGGCCGGCCGCCCCTGGCCACTCGGCGCCACGCTCACCGAACGGGGCGTCAACTTCGCGGTCTTCTCCAGCATCGCCGAGAAGGTGGAGATCTGCCTGTTCGACCGCACCGGCACCCGCGAGGTGCGGCGCTACGCCCTGCCCTGCCGCAGCGACGACATCTGGCACGGCCTGGTGCCGGGCCTGCCGGCCGGCACCCGCTACGGCCTGCGCGTGCACGGCCCCTACCATCCGCAGGACGGGCTGCGCTGCAACCCCAACAAGCTGCTGCTCGACCCCTACGCCCGGGCGCTCGACCGGCCGCTGCGCGGTGGCGCCTGGCAATACGCCTACACGCTCGGGGGGCCGGCGCGCGACCTGGCGATGGACACGGCGGACAACGGCGCCGGCGCAGCCAAGTGCGTGGTGCTGGACACCGGCTTCGACTGGGGCGACGACCGCCGCCCCGGCATCCCCCTGGAGGACACCGTCCTCTACGAAGTGCACGTGCGCGGCTTCACCCGCCTGATGGACGAGGTGCCGCACGGCCTGCACGGCACCTTCGCCGGGCTGGCCAGCGAACCGGCGCTGGCGCACCTGAAGTCGCTGGGCGTCACCTCGATCGAGCTGCTGCCGGTCCACGCCTTCAACGACGAGCGCCGCCTGATCGACCTGGGACTGGCCAACTACTGGGGCTACAACACCGTGGCCTTCTTCGCCCCGGAGCCACGCTACTGCGCCGGCGGCGACCCCAACGACTTCAAGCGCATGGTCAAGGCGCTGCATGCGGCGGGGCTGGAGGTCATCCTGGACGTGGTCTACAACCACAGCTGCGAGGGCAACCACCTGGGCCCCACCCTCTTCCTCAAGGGCATCGACAACCCGGCCTACTACCGGCTGGTGCCGGAAGAGCGGCGCTACTACGCCGACGTCACCGGCACCGGCAACACCCTGGACATCAGCCACCCGGCCACGCTGCGCCTGATGATGGACAGCCTGCGCTACTGGGTGGAAGAGATGCACGTGGATGGCTTCCGCTTCGACCTGGCGCCGGCCGTCGCGCGCAACGGGCAGTACGAATTCGACCACCGCTCGCCCTTCCTGGCCGCCGTGGCGCAGGACCCGGTGCTGCGGCAGGTCAAGCTGGTGGCCGAACCCTGGGACATCGGCGACAACGGCTACCAGGTCGGCGGCTTCCCGCCCGGCTGGTCGGAATGGAACGGGCGCTACCGCGACTCGGTGCGCGACTTCTGGCGCGGCACCGACGGCGCGGTGCAGGAGTTCGCGGCGCGGCTGGCGGGCTCGGCCGACATCTTCGGGCCCTCGCGCCGCCGGCCGTCGGCCAGCATCAACCTGGTGACGGTGCACGACGGCTTCACCCTGCACGACCTGGTGAGCTACAACGACAAGCACAACGAGGCCAATGCCGAGGACAACCGCGACGGCGAGAGCCACAACCGCAGCTGGAACTGCGGCGCCGAAGGCGAGACCGACGACGAGGACGTGCTGGTCCTGCGCGAGCGCCAGAAGCGCAACTTCCTGACCACCCTGTTCGTCTCGCGCGGGGTTCCGCTGCTGCTGGGCGGCGACGAGATGGGGCGCAGCCAGGGCGGCAACAACAACGCCTACTGCCAGGACAACCCGGTCAGCTGGTTCGACTGGAGCGAGGACCGTCGCGGCGATCCGCTGATCGAGTTCACCCGCCAGCTCATCGCGCTGCGGCGCGAACTGCCGGTGCTGCGCGACAACCGCTGGCCCTCTGGCCAGCCCGACGACGAGGACCGGCGCGACCTGGCCTGGTTCAGCGTATGGGGCCTGCCCATGACCGAGGAGGAGTGGACCAATCCCACGGTGCGCTGCATCGTCGCCCTGTTCGACGGCAAGTTCGCGCCGGTCGACGGCCGGCCAAGCCCCAGCGTGCTGCTGCTGTTCAACGCCTCCGACGAGGCGGTGACCTTCACCCTGCCCGAAGCGGCGGGCATCGCGCAGTGGCGGGTGCGCGTCGACACCGGCCAGGGCCACTTCGCCCAGCACGAGGCCGAGGCGGTGCAGCCGCAGGCCCAGATCGAGCTCGAGTCGCACGCCATGGCGGTCCTGGTGGAGGGGCAGCCCGCGTGA
- the treZ gene encoding malto-oligosyltrehalose trehalohydrolase: MTEPMSPRFGATLRPQGGVEFSLWGPAAREARLALYDEVGAKPTLLEARRDAEGWWTCHVPAAAAGQLYHWRIDDELMVPDPASRCNPHGVHQPSMVVDPQAFAWDAGWSGRPWRDVVLYELHLGAFTPEGTFDAAAARLPELAALGITAIELMPLAAFPGRFGWGYDGVLPFAPHAAYGTPQELKAFIQQAHRLGLMVFLDVVYNHFGPEGNYLHRYAPQFFSRTRSSPWGAAINFDGPGSRWVREFFIRNAVHWTTEYRFDGLRLDAVHAIADDSRPHVLEELSARVRAATAGRQVHLVLENENNQHQRLATTPVAGRYDAQWNDDFHHALHVALTGETGGYYHDYGGTPAEQPLDLLARCLTHGMLFEDSRRKPGGARETPRATPAIPLGTLVNFAHNHDQVGNRAFGERLAVLAGPDAAPLATLLALLTPAVPMLFLGEEFGSTHPWLYFADWEGDLKKAVQEGRRREFGHVSKTVDGRPLPLPDPCSAATFDASRPDPAERSSPQGQAWLAMVREALAARRRWIAPRHDQLLTGQHTAQRVGPTGIAVQWRYADGQVLALDINLGGEALQAPPQRPGPVEAQDVFRHRWPADASAATWPAWAARWRIGPDITQ, from the coding sequence GTGACCGAACCGATGTCGCCGCGCTTCGGCGCGACCCTGCGCCCGCAAGGCGGCGTGGAGTTCTCCCTCTGGGGGCCGGCCGCGCGCGAGGCCCGCCTGGCCTTGTACGACGAAGTGGGCGCCAAGCCCACCCTGCTGGAAGCGCGGCGCGACGCCGAGGGCTGGTGGACCTGCCACGTGCCCGCGGCGGCGGCCGGCCAGCTGTACCACTGGCGCATCGACGACGAGCTCATGGTCCCGGACCCGGCCTCGCGCTGCAACCCGCACGGCGTCCACCAGCCCAGCATGGTGGTCGACCCGCAGGCGTTCGCCTGGGACGCCGGCTGGAGCGGCCGCCCGTGGCGCGACGTCGTGCTGTACGAACTGCACCTGGGCGCGTTCACGCCCGAGGGCACCTTCGATGCCGCCGCGGCGCGGCTGCCGGAGCTGGCCGCGCTGGGCATCACCGCCATCGAGCTGATGCCGCTGGCCGCCTTCCCGGGCCGCTTCGGCTGGGGCTACGACGGCGTGCTGCCGTTCGCGCCGCATGCCGCGTACGGCACGCCGCAGGAGCTCAAGGCCTTCATCCAGCAGGCGCACCGGCTGGGCCTGATGGTGTTCCTGGACGTCGTCTACAACCACTTCGGGCCGGAAGGCAACTACCTCCACCGCTACGCGCCGCAGTTCTTCTCGCGCACGCGCAGCAGCCCCTGGGGCGCGGCGATCAACTTCGACGGCCCCGGCAGCCGCTGGGTGCGCGAATTCTTCATCCGCAACGCGGTGCACTGGACCACCGAGTACCGGTTCGACGGCCTGCGGCTGGATGCCGTGCATGCGATCGCGGACGACAGCCGCCCGCACGTGCTCGAGGAGCTGTCGGCGCGGGTGCGCGCGGCGACGGCGGGCCGCCAGGTCCACCTGGTGCTGGAGAACGAGAACAACCAGCACCAACGGCTGGCCACCACGCCGGTTGCCGGCCGCTACGACGCGCAGTGGAACGACGACTTCCACCATGCGCTGCACGTCGCGCTGACCGGCGAGACCGGCGGCTACTACCACGACTATGGCGGCACGCCGGCCGAGCAGCCGCTGGACCTGCTGGCGCGCTGCCTCACGCACGGCATGCTGTTCGAGGACAGCCGGCGCAAGCCCGGCGGCGCCCGCGAGACACCGCGCGCCACGCCGGCGATCCCGCTCGGCACGCTGGTCAATTTCGCCCACAACCACGACCAGGTGGGCAACCGCGCGTTCGGCGAGCGGCTCGCCGTGCTGGCCGGACCGGACGCCGCCCCGCTCGCCACGCTGCTGGCCCTGCTCACGCCGGCAGTGCCCATGCTGTTCCTGGGCGAGGAATTCGGCAGCACCCATCCCTGGCTGTACTTCGCCGACTGGGAGGGCGACCTGAAGAAGGCGGTGCAGGAAGGCCGCCGGCGCGAGTTCGGGCATGTCAGCAAGACCGTCGACGGCCGGCCGCTGCCGCTGCCCGACCCGTGCAGCGCCGCGACCTTCGACGCCAGCCGTCCCGATCCCGCCGAGCGGTCCAGCCCGCAGGGACAGGCCTGGCTGGCCATGGTGCGCGAGGCACTGGCGGCGCGCAGGCGCTGGATCGCGCCGCGCCATGACCAGCTGCTGACCGGCCAGCACACCGCCCAGCGCGTCGGCCCGACCGGCATCGCCGTGCAGTGGCGTTACGCCGACGGCCAGGTGCTCGCCCTGGACATCAACCTCGGCGGCGAGGCGCTGCAGGCCCCCCCGCAACGGCCCGGCCCCGTCGAGGCGCAGGACGTGTTCCGGCACCGCTGGCCCGCGGACGCCTCCGCCGCGACCTGGCCCGCGTGGGCGGCGCGCTGGCGCATCGGACCCGACATCACGCAATGA
- a CDS encoding malto-oligosyltrehalose synthase, giving the protein MSLDQDETDLAQQAERHGVALRYHSFWGEDKQVAPEVLAQALTSMGLHRTPPTGDESLPPVQVALEGDPIRLAWRAPAPATGWRLAPEQASAAGYSGAVERHGDSWVIDLPPSLATGYWQLTVDGDAAARCLVVVAPRRCWAPDALLGGQRWWGCTIQLYALRSSRNWGIGDFGDLRRLVDTAARQGASFIGLSPLHALFPHRPEVASPYSPSSRMALNPIYIDVQALAELAGSEEASRKLHGEEFQDRLRRLRDAEMVDYPGVAAAKEEMLLALWRHFEQHELHPDRSRGAHFARFMQERESTLGQHALFEALQGHLFAQDPGVWGWPAWPEAYRDPQGEAVQEFRRTHASAIQFRFWLQWLAEVQLESVQRYARSRGMGLGLYCDLAVGVNEGGAETWVQPSLYALGMHVGAPPDPLNALGQDWGLPPLNPVQLKAARYQPFIETLRANMRHSGALRMDHVMALMRLFWIGGQGGTYVSYPLADLLGILALESHRHQCMVIGEDLGNVAPAMREAMRERTLLSYRPLLFERGEDGSFRAPSDWQPQALAVVSTHDLPTLRGFWLGEDLELLGKLNLFPDGPAQDQAVIARAQDRARLLIALQHQDLLPPDTSTQPTSVPDATPAFTAAVYAFLARTPCWLVGVQLEDVTGQLLQVNVPGTTEDRFPNWRRKIAVAVEDLAADERFAAVAAVLRAERSGPAPDVGPTELPDLATARIPVATYRVQFHEGCSFADVTEAVPYLHQLGISHLYSSPYLRARPGSTHGYDIIDHTALNPEVGDERDFERLCHALRRHGMGQMLDLVPNHMGVLEADNAWWLEVLEHGQASAHAHTFDIEWAPSAPEMRGRVLLPVLGDQYGRILESGELQLTFAAETGEFGLRYWDHRFPIDPATYPDILSVLPAPPAQDEAESDSHAVVASVLASFERLPARDSQDDEQRRARVRDAAIYKRQLARLVSRNDWLAHWIDSCVQRLNGQPGEPASFDLLDRLVSRQAYRLADWHVASDDVNYRRFFDVNTLAALRMERQEVFEATHARVLQWLQDGHLDALRIDHPDGLSDPQQYFQRLQARFARQAEVAGREPRALYLVVEKILAEHEPLSHLWPVHGDTGYRFGNLVNGLFVDTRQVGALDRAYRQFTDEHEDFGEIAYQCKRLIIGTSLFSELNWLVEAIYRISRANRRRCDFTRNRLRLALAEIAAGFPVYRTYLRVGENPSPADRRHIDWAVASAKRRLGGSEAGVLDHVREVLLGEGEASDVPADQRTRFLARWQQFTAPVMAKAVEDTAFYRYLRLTSLNEVGGEPASYGISVAAFHGSNQARARHRPQCLLATSTHDSKRGEDLRARIDVLSEVPQPWAEALQRWAGWAELYLGETDAGIAPSRNDIWLLFQTLVGLWPVQLPHAQEREDLRRRVQEYMRKAVREAKRHTSWVCPDQAYEDALARYVDAVLRPGQPNPFVDELQRFTIRLAPWGFRNSLAQVALKFTVPGVPDLYQGCEQWNFSLVDPDNRRPVDFGKLSRSLAELQAQCAGGLPSTLQWQQLQAQAADGRVKQLVTWRLLQLRQRWPDLFRDGLYQPLPVEGEAADHALAFARTLGSRAVVVVAARLAWTLCGGDEARWTPTAWSRTQLRLGEWAMLRRWSRWRHWFTGQDLHAPAESGALQLDAVFSGAAGLPFAVLVAEEAEA; this is encoded by the coding sequence ATGAGCCTCGACCAGGACGAGACCGACCTTGCGCAGCAGGCCGAGCGCCACGGCGTGGCGCTGCGCTACCACTCCTTCTGGGGCGAGGACAAGCAGGTGGCGCCCGAAGTGCTGGCGCAGGCCCTCACGAGCATGGGCCTGCACCGGACGCCGCCGACCGGCGACGAGTCCCTGCCGCCCGTGCAGGTGGCGCTCGAGGGCGATCCCATCCGCCTCGCCTGGCGCGCCCCCGCACCGGCCACCGGCTGGCGGCTCGCGCCCGAGCAGGCGTCGGCTGCCGGCTACAGCGGCGCCGTGGAGCGCCACGGCGACAGCTGGGTCATCGACCTGCCGCCCTCGCTGGCCACCGGCTACTGGCAGCTGACGGTCGACGGCGACGCAGCCGCGCGTTGCCTGGTGGTGGTGGCGCCGCGCCGCTGCTGGGCCCCCGACGCGCTGCTCGGCGGCCAGCGCTGGTGGGGCTGCACCATCCAGCTGTACGCCCTGCGCTCATCGCGCAACTGGGGCATCGGCGACTTCGGCGACCTGCGCCGGCTGGTCGACACGGCCGCGCGCCAGGGCGCCTCGTTCATCGGCCTGTCGCCGCTGCATGCGCTGTTCCCGCACCGGCCGGAGGTGGCGAGCCCCTACAGCCCGTCCAGCCGGATGGCGCTCAATCCCATCTACATCGACGTGCAGGCGCTGGCCGAACTGGCGGGCAGCGAGGAAGCCAGCCGCAAGCTGCACGGCGAGGAGTTCCAGGACCGGCTGCGGCGGCTGCGCGACGCCGAGATGGTCGACTACCCGGGCGTCGCCGCCGCCAAGGAGGAGATGCTGCTGGCGCTGTGGCGGCATTTCGAGCAGCACGAGCTGCACCCCGACCGCTCGCGCGGAGCGCACTTCGCGCGCTTCATGCAGGAGCGCGAGTCCACGCTGGGCCAGCACGCGCTGTTCGAAGCCCTGCAAGGCCACCTGTTCGCACAGGACCCGGGCGTGTGGGGCTGGCCGGCCTGGCCGGAGGCCTACCGGGATCCGCAGGGCGAGGCCGTCCAGGAGTTCCGCCGGACCCACGCCTCGGCGATCCAGTTCCGCTTCTGGCTGCAGTGGCTGGCCGAGGTGCAGCTGGAATCGGTGCAGCGCTACGCGCGCTCGCGCGGCATGGGCCTGGGCCTGTACTGCGACCTCGCCGTCGGCGTGAACGAGGGTGGCGCCGAGACCTGGGTCCAGCCGTCGCTCTATGCGCTGGGGATGCACGTGGGGGCGCCACCCGATCCGCTGAACGCGCTGGGGCAGGACTGGGGCCTGCCGCCGCTCAACCCGGTGCAGCTGAAGGCCGCGCGCTACCAGCCCTTCATCGAGACCCTGCGTGCCAACATGCGGCACAGCGGCGCGCTGCGCATGGACCACGTGATGGCGCTGATGCGCCTGTTCTGGATCGGCGGCCAGGGCGGCACCTACGTCAGCTACCCGCTGGCCGACCTGCTGGGCATCCTGGCGCTGGAAAGCCACCGCCACCAGTGCATGGTCATCGGCGAGGACCTGGGCAACGTGGCGCCGGCAATGCGCGAGGCGATGCGCGAGCGCACCCTGCTGTCGTACCGGCCGCTGCTGTTCGAGCGCGGCGAGGACGGCAGCTTCCGGGCACCCAGCGACTGGCAGCCGCAGGCGCTGGCGGTGGTCAGCACGCACGACCTGCCGACCCTGCGCGGCTTCTGGCTGGGCGAGGACCTGGAACTGCTGGGCAAGCTGAACCTGTTCCCGGACGGCCCCGCGCAGGACCAGGCCGTGATCGCGCGCGCGCAGGACCGGGCACGGCTGCTGATCGCGCTGCAGCACCAGGACCTGCTGCCGCCCGACACCAGCACGCAACCGACTTCGGTGCCCGATGCCACGCCGGCCTTCACCGCCGCGGTCTATGCCTTCCTCGCCCGCACCCCCTGCTGGCTGGTCGGCGTGCAGCTGGAGGACGTCACCGGCCAGCTGCTGCAGGTCAACGTGCCGGGCACCACCGAGGACCGATTCCCCAACTGGCGCCGCAAGATCGCGGTCGCCGTCGAGGACCTGGCGGCCGACGAGCGCTTCGCCGCCGTGGCGGCCGTGCTGCGGGCCGAGCGCAGCGGCCCGGCCCCCGACGTCGGCCCCACCGAGTTGCCCGACCTGGCCACGGCGCGCATCCCGGTCGCCACCTACCGGGTGCAGTTCCACGAGGGCTGCAGCTTCGCCGACGTGACCGAGGCGGTGCCCTACCTGCACCAGCTGGGCATCAGCCACCTGTACAGCAGCCCCTACCTGCGGGCGCGGCCGGGCAGCACGCACGGCTACGACATCATCGACCACACGGCGCTCAACCCCGAGGTGGGCGACGAGCGCGACTTCGAGCGCCTGTGCCATGCACTGCGGCGCCATGGCATGGGCCAGATGCTGGACCTGGTGCCCAACCACATGGGCGTGCTGGAGGCCGACAACGCGTGGTGGCTGGAGGTGCTGGAGCACGGCCAGGCCTCGGCCCACGCGCACACCTTCGACATCGAATGGGCGCCCTCGGCGCCCGAGATGCGCGGCCGGGTGCTGCTGCCGGTGCTGGGCGACCAGTACGGCCGCATCCTCGAATCGGGCGAGCTGCAGCTGACCTTCGCCGCCGAGACGGGCGAGTTCGGCCTGCGCTACTGGGACCACCGCTTCCCGATCGACCCGGCGACCTACCCGGACATCCTGTCCGTGCTGCCGGCACCGCCGGCGCAGGACGAGGCCGAGAGCGACAGCCATGCCGTGGTGGCGTCGGTGCTGGCGTCGTTCGAGCGCCTGCCCGCGCGCGACAGCCAGGACGACGAGCAGCGCCGCGCCCGCGTGCGCGACGCCGCCATCTACAAGCGCCAGCTCGCCCGCCTGGTGTCCCGCAACGACTGGCTGGCGCACTGGATCGACAGCTGCGTGCAGCGCCTGAACGGCCAGCCCGGCGAGCCGGCCAGCTTCGACCTGCTCGACCGGCTGGTGTCGCGCCAGGCCTACCGGCTGGCCGACTGGCACGTGGCCAGCGACGACGTGAACTACCGCCGCTTCTTCGACGTCAACACGCTGGCCGCGCTGCGCATGGAGCGGCAGGAGGTGTTCGAGGCCACCCACGCCCGCGTGCTGCAGTGGCTGCAGGACGGCCACCTGGATGCGCTGCGCATCGACCACCCGGACGGCCTGTCGGACCCGCAGCAGTACTTCCAGCGGCTGCAGGCCCGCTTCGCGCGGCAGGCCGAGGTGGCCGGGCGCGAGCCGCGCGCGCTGTACCTGGTGGTCGAGAAGATCCTGGCCGAGCACGAGCCGCTGTCGCACCTGTGGCCGGTGCACGGCGACACCGGCTACCGCTTCGGCAACCTGGTCAACGGGCTGTTCGTCGATACGCGCCAGGTCGGCGCGCTGGACCGCGCCTACCGGCAGTTCACCGACGAGCACGAGGACTTCGGCGAGATCGCCTACCAGTGCAAGCGGCTGATCATCGGCACCTCGCTGTTCTCCGAGCTGAACTGGCTGGTGGAGGCGATCTACCGCATCTCGCGCGCCAACCGGCGCCGCTGCGACTTCACCCGCAACCGCCTGCGGCTGGCGCTGGCCGAGATCGCGGCCGGCTTCCCGGTCTACCGCACCTACCTGCGGGTGGGCGAGAACCCGAGTCCGGCCGACCGGCGCCACATCGACTGGGCCGTCGCTTCGGCCAAGCGCCGGTTGGGCGGCTCGGAAGCCGGCGTGCTGGACCATGTGCGCGAGGTGCTGCTCGGCGAAGGCGAAGCCTCCGACGTGCCGGCCGACCAGCGCACCCGCTTCCTGGCCCGCTGGCAGCAGTTCACCGCACCGGTGATGGCCAAGGCGGTCGAGGACACCGCCTTCTACCGCTACCTGCGCCTGACCTCGCTCAACGAGGTGGGCGGCGAGCCGGCCAGCTACGGCATCTCGGTGGCCGCCTTCCACGGCTCCAACCAGGCGCGCGCGCGGCACCGCCCGCAGTGCCTGCTGGCCACTTCAACCCACGACAGCAAGCGCGGCGAGGACCTGCGCGCCCGCATCGACGTGCTGTCGGAGGTGCCGCAGCCGTGGGCCGAGGCGCTGCAGCGCTGGGCCGGCTGGGCCGAGCTGTACCTGGGCGAGACCGACGCCGGCATCGCGCCCTCGCGCAACGACATCTGGCTGCTGTTCCAGACGCTGGTCGGGCTGTGGCCGGTGCAGCTGCCGCACGCGCAGGAGCGCGAGGACCTGCGCCGGCGCGTGCAGGAGTACATGCGCAAGGCGGTGCGCGAGGCCAAGCGCCACACCAGCTGGGTCTGCCCCGACCAGGCCTACGAGGATGCGCTGGCGCGCTACGTCGACGCCGTGCTGCGGCCCGGCCAGCCCAATCCCTTCGTCGACGAGCTGCAACGCTTCACGATCCGGCTGGCGCCCTGGGGCTTCCGCAACAGCTTGGCGCAGGTGGCGCTGAAGTTCACCGTGCCCGGCGTGCCTGACCTGTACCAGGGCTGCGAGCAGTGGAACTTCAGCCTGGTCGATCCCGACAATCGGCGGCCGGTGGACTTCGGCAAGCTGTCCCGCTCGCTGGCCGAGCTGCAGGCGCAGTGCGCCGGCGGCCTCCCGTCCACGCTGCAGTGGCAGCAGTTGCAGGCCCAGGCGGCCGACGGGCGCGTCAAGCAGCTGGTGACGTGGCGGCTGCTGCAGCTGCGCCAGCGCTGGCCCGACCTGTTCCGCGACGGCCTGTACCAGCCGCTGCCGGTCGAGGGCGAGGCGGCCGACCACGCGCTCGCGTTCGCCCGCACGCTGGGCTCGCGCGCCGTGGTCGTGGTGGCGGCGCGGCTGGCCTGGACGTTGTGCGGCGGCGACGAGGCGCGCTGGACGCCCACGGCCTGGAGCCGCACCCAGCTGCGCCTGGGCGAGTGGGCGATGCTGCGCCGCTGGTCGCGCTGGCGCCACTGGTTCACCGGCCAGGACCTGCACGCACCGGCCGAGTCCGGCGCCCTGCAGCTCGACGCCGTGTTCTCCGGCGCCGCCGGCCTGCCGTTCGCGGTGCTCGTGGCCGAGGAGGCCGAGGCATGA
- the glgA gene encoding glycogen synthase GlgA → MKILFATPECAPWVKTGGLGDVSGALPAALAALGHDVRVLLPAYRGMRVSGELGDGVDLPARGPWPAAQLLPVKADNGVTLLLLAAPSLYQRAGGPYVDAGGADYHDNVLRFGFLGRIAALLGTPASPLGDWRADIVHANDWPCGLAPLYLRQARELAPRQPMAASVMTIHNMAFQGTFAMDNADRLGIPGIWRGIDGVEFWGQLSMLKAGLQFADAITTVSPTYAREIQTPAFGVGLDGVLRARSAHLTGILNGIDTAAWNPASDVQLLHHFSAGDLAAKARNKAGLQAQLGLAAAPQAPLFGVVSRLTSQKGIDLVLQNLDAVLAGGGQLAVLGLGDPALQAALRDAAARAPRQVHVTLGFNEQLAHRIEAGADCFLMPSRFEPCGLNQMYSQAYGTPPLVNATGGLVDSVVDADDDPKGGTGFVMRSADAAGFAEALGRVRQAWQDPARWRRIQANGMARPFGWDASARRYLEVYAQAMAAAAEPVA, encoded by the coding sequence ATGAAGATCCTGTTCGCCACCCCCGAGTGCGCGCCCTGGGTGAAGACCGGCGGCCTGGGCGACGTGAGCGGGGCACTGCCGGCGGCCCTGGCTGCGCTGGGCCACGACGTGCGCGTGCTGCTGCCGGCCTACCGCGGCATGCGGGTGAGCGGCGAGCTCGGCGATGGCGTCGACCTGCCCGCCCGGGGCCCCTGGCCGGCGGCGCAGTTGCTGCCGGTGAAGGCCGACAACGGGGTCACGCTGCTGCTGCTGGCCGCGCCCTCGCTCTACCAGCGCGCCGGCGGCCCGTACGTCGACGCCGGCGGGGCCGACTACCACGACAACGTGCTGCGGTTCGGCTTCCTCGGCCGCATCGCCGCCCTCCTCGGCACGCCGGCCAGTCCGCTGGGCGACTGGAGGGCCGACATCGTGCACGCCAACGACTGGCCGTGCGGCCTCGCGCCGCTTTACCTGCGGCAGGCGCGCGAGCTGGCGCCGCGGCAGCCGATGGCCGCCAGCGTCATGACCATCCACAACATGGCCTTCCAGGGCACGTTCGCGATGGACAACGCCGACCGGCTGGGCATTCCCGGCATCTGGCGCGGCATCGACGGCGTGGAGTTCTGGGGCCAGCTGTCGATGCTCAAGGCCGGCCTGCAGTTCGCCGACGCGATCACCACCGTCAGCCCGACCTACGCGCGCGAGATCCAGACGCCGGCGTTCGGCGTCGGCCTGGACGGCGTGCTGCGGGCGCGCTCGGCGCACCTCACCGGCATCCTGAACGGGATCGACACGGCGGCCTGGAATCCCGCCTCCGATGTGCAACTGCTGCACCACTTCAGCGCCGGCGACCTGGCCGCCAAGGCGCGCAACAAGGCCGGCCTGCAGGCCCAGCTCGGGCTGGCCGCCGCGCCGCAGGCGCCGCTGTTCGGCGTGGTCAGCCGCCTGACCTCGCAGAAGGGCATCGACCTGGTGCTGCAGAACCTCGACGCCGTGCTGGCCGGCGGCGGCCAGCTTGCCGTGCTCGGCCTGGGCGACCCAGCGCTGCAGGCCGCGCTGCGCGACGCGGCCGCGCGCGCGCCGCGCCAGGTGCACGTGACGCTGGGCTTCAACGAGCAGCTGGCCCACCGCATCGAGGCCGGCGCCGACTGCTTCCTCATGCCCTCGCGCTTCGAGCCCTGTGGCCTGAACCAGATGTACAGCCAGGCCTACGGCACGCCGCCACTGGTGAATGCCACCGGCGGCCTGGTCGACTCGGTCGTCGACGCCGACGACGATCCCAAAGGCGGCACCGGCTTCGTCATGCGCTCGGCGGACGCTGCCGGCTTCGCCGAGGCCCTGGGCCGGGTGCGCCAGGCCTGGCAGGACCCGGCACGCTGGCGTCGCATCCAGGCCAACGGCATGGCGCGCCCGTTCGGCTGGGACGCCAGCGCGCGGCGCTACCTCGAGGTCTACGCACAGGCGATGGCGGCGGCCGCCGAACCCGTCGCCTGA